The following proteins come from a genomic window of Solwaraspora sp. WMMA2065:
- a CDS encoding enoyl-CoA hydratase/isomerase family protein, with protein sequence MKKTEAELLEQQWDVENMEVDPEVLAKYVRYDVDEQRSVATITFDRPERLNAIPVAAFERVGDLVREAETDDRVKVIVFKGEGEHFGTGADAAELGHYIGYRTGTDKASRRRPAQRQRILPDRNVLSSGFTRPIIESLKATICQVQGYCYGGHFQIALSADIVIASPDARFTHPAFRYLGPAPQDMYHWIEKVGLTTMKDVMLTMRAIGAEEGERKGLVTKVVERDELQRWVDDYADAIAVMPLDSLMMGKSMMQLVMEARGKGLGAMTGWVGHGWATNVSFDDGDWNFLKERREKGIGRALADRDRLVAPYFRLSDTRSREK encoded by the coding sequence GTGAAGAAGACCGAAGCCGAACTTCTGGAACAACAGTGGGACGTCGAGAACATGGAGGTCGACCCCGAGGTCCTGGCGAAGTACGTCCGGTACGACGTCGACGAGCAGCGGTCGGTCGCCACCATCACCTTCGACCGTCCCGAGCGGCTCAACGCCATTCCGGTGGCCGCCTTCGAACGCGTCGGCGACCTGGTCCGCGAGGCCGAGACCGACGACCGGGTCAAGGTCATCGTGTTCAAGGGCGAAGGTGAACACTTCGGCACCGGCGCCGACGCCGCCGAACTCGGGCACTACATCGGCTACCGGACCGGCACCGACAAGGCATCGCGGCGGCGGCCGGCGCAGCGGCAACGCATCCTGCCCGACCGCAACGTGCTCAGCTCCGGATTCACCCGCCCGATCATCGAGTCGCTCAAGGCGACCATCTGCCAGGTGCAGGGGTACTGCTACGGCGGCCATTTCCAGATCGCGCTGTCGGCTGACATCGTCATCGCCAGCCCTGACGCCCGGTTCACCCATCCGGCGTTCCGTTACCTCGGTCCCGCCCCACAGGACATGTACCACTGGATCGAGAAGGTCGGCCTGACCACGATGAAGGACGTCATGCTGACCATGCGGGCCATCGGTGCCGAGGAGGGCGAGCGCAAGGGCCTGGTCACCAAGGTGGTCGAACGTGACGAACTGCAGCGCTGGGTCGACGACTACGCCGACGCGATCGCGGTCATGCCGCTGGACTCGCTGATGATGGGCAAGTCGATGATGCAGTTGGTCATGGAGGCCCGGGGCAAGGGCCTCGGCGCGATGACCGGCTGGGTCGGGCACGGCTGGGCGACCAACGTCAGTTTCGACGACGGGGACTGGAACTTCCTCAAGGAGCGCCGGGAAAAGGGCATCGGCCGGGCGCTGGCCGACCGGGACCGGCTGGTCGCACCGTACTTCCGGCTCAGCGACACCCGGTCGCGCGAGAAGTAG
- a CDS encoding LLM class flavin-dependent oxidoreductase has translation MASHQYPHGDDLGGHLAELFGTVELAAELGYDSVWTINHFQSNLATPQPISMLASLIPRSGDMLLGTGILLLPMFHPVHVAEEFATLDHLSGGRVVLGVGAGYRDNELAAFGIDPQTRFRRFDESIRLIRALWTGRPVTRDGEFYPQTEATIGVAPLTPGGPPIWIGAGGRKAVRRAARLGDAWYAPGNSPSRRFLPEHRAVYEEALAEYGRDPTTVQRPVGVELYCAPSTEQAVAEALPHARREYATYAEYPALRWQRDRFDELVRNTLLLGSPDFLIERISALRELGFDHVIFRPGWLGMPTGKLRASLRLFAAEVMPAFRAS, from the coding sequence ATGGCCTCGCACCAGTATCCGCACGGCGACGACCTCGGTGGGCACCTGGCCGAGCTGTTCGGCACCGTCGAACTCGCCGCTGAACTGGGCTACGACTCGGTGTGGACGATCAACCACTTCCAGTCGAACCTGGCCACCCCGCAGCCGATCTCGATGCTGGCCAGCCTCATTCCGCGCTCCGGTGACATGCTGCTCGGCACCGGCATCCTGCTGCTGCCGATGTTCCACCCGGTGCACGTCGCGGAGGAGTTCGCGACCCTGGACCACCTCTCCGGTGGGCGGGTGGTCCTCGGCGTCGGCGCCGGGTACCGGGACAACGAGCTCGCCGCGTTCGGGATCGACCCGCAGACCCGGTTCCGGCGTTTCGACGAGAGCATCCGGCTGATCCGCGCGTTGTGGACCGGGCGGCCGGTCACCCGGGACGGCGAGTTCTACCCGCAGACCGAGGCGACCATCGGCGTCGCGCCGCTGACCCCGGGCGGACCACCGATCTGGATCGGTGCCGGCGGCAGGAAAGCGGTCCGCCGGGCCGCCCGGCTCGGCGACGCCTGGTACGCGCCGGGCAACTCACCGAGCCGCCGGTTCCTGCCCGAGCATCGGGCCGTCTACGAGGAGGCGTTGGCCGAGTACGGCCGGGACCCGACGACAGTGCAGCGCCCGGTCGGGGTCGAGCTGTACTGCGCGCCCAGCACCGAGCAGGCCGTGGCCGAGGCACTGCCGCACGCCCGGCGGGAGTACGCCACCTACGCCGAGTACCCGGCGCTGCGCTGGCAGCGGGACCGCTTCGACGAACTGGTCCGCAACACGCTGCTGCTGGGCTCACCGGACTTCCTCATCGAGCGGATCTCCGCCCTGCGGGAGCTGGGGTTCGACCACGTCATCTTCCGCCCCGGTTGGCTCGGCATGCCGACCGGGAAACTGCGCGCCTCGCTGCGGCTGTTCGCCGCCGAGGTGATGCCCGCCTTCCGTGCCAGCTGA
- a CDS encoding class I adenylate-forming enzyme family protein, whose translation MSTDPVMAPPDADNLARVLERRRADRTDVVGLYGEDGRSWTFDEIDLLAGGVAVALRAEGVSAGDRVACYLTNGPDIVFFLFGCWKLGAVPVTVSSLYNAAELAESLAKTSPRLLLVDGRSPDVVAELASARAGVAIRRVAQLRPATGGVGEADVEPLPWRRQVRVPAVDVDPQAEACVLFTGGTTGRPKAVSVTHGGTRDSLMRLACVATGTDAEGTAPAAARPNLIALPLFHSGGQHSLLFAFFVGRPAVVWERFGVDRLADLMDRFRFDNFFFLPTMVYDIVYAERDLPFDGVKSVLVAGQAISWSLRRAFEERYQVPILVNYGSTEAGHIAGWTGRDMKAGRWKPGSAGRVYPGVELEIRDETGAALPAGRQGEVVVRSALTKGYVDDDAASRELVRDGWVHTGDIGYVDDDGVLFLVGRKRDMIKCGGFQVWPEEIEDELRRHPLVSDVRVLGRPDDRLGEIPVALVVRRTDDAVTDTELSHRLVAYARDRLAHFKTPRRIEFVAALERSATGKISRATPATTRAGASG comes from the coding sequence ATGAGCACCGACCCAGTGATGGCCCCACCGGACGCCGACAATCTGGCCCGCGTGTTGGAACGGCGTCGCGCCGACCGCACCGACGTCGTCGGCCTGTACGGCGAGGACGGTCGGTCGTGGACGTTCGACGAGATCGACCTGCTCGCCGGTGGGGTGGCCGTGGCACTGCGGGCCGAGGGCGTGAGCGCCGGCGACCGGGTGGCCTGCTACCTGACCAACGGCCCGGACATCGTCTTCTTCCTCTTCGGCTGCTGGAAGCTCGGCGCGGTCCCGGTCACCGTCAGCAGTTTGTACAACGCGGCCGAACTCGCCGAGTCGCTGGCCAAGACCAGCCCTCGGCTGCTGCTCGTCGACGGGCGCAGCCCGGACGTGGTCGCCGAACTCGCCAGCGCCAGAGCCGGCGTCGCGATCCGCCGCGTCGCGCAGCTGCGCCCTGCGACCGGTGGCGTCGGGGAAGCGGACGTCGAGCCGCTGCCCTGGCGTCGGCAGGTCCGGGTGCCGGCAGTCGACGTCGACCCGCAGGCCGAGGCCTGCGTGCTGTTCACCGGCGGGACGACCGGCCGGCCGAAGGCGGTCAGCGTCACCCACGGCGGGACCCGCGACTCGCTGATGCGGCTGGCCTGCGTCGCCACCGGCACCGACGCCGAAGGCACCGCCCCGGCGGCGGCCAGGCCGAACCTCATCGCCCTGCCGCTGTTCCACAGCGGCGGTCAGCACTCGCTGCTGTTCGCCTTCTTCGTCGGTCGTCCGGCGGTGGTCTGGGAGAGGTTCGGCGTCGACCGGCTCGCCGACCTGATGGACCGGTTCCGGTTCGACAACTTCTTCTTCCTGCCCACGATGGTCTACGACATCGTGTACGCCGAACGGGACCTGCCCTTCGACGGGGTCAAGTCCGTCCTGGTGGCCGGTCAGGCCATCTCGTGGTCGCTGCGCCGAGCTTTCGAGGAGCGGTACCAGGTGCCGATCCTGGTCAACTACGGATCGACCGAAGCCGGGCACATCGCCGGCTGGACCGGACGGGACATGAAGGCCGGCCGCTGGAAACCCGGCTCCGCCGGGCGGGTCTACCCGGGGGTGGAGCTGGAGATCCGGGACGAGACCGGTGCCGCCCTGCCAGCCGGCCGACAAGGCGAGGTGGTGGTCCGCTCCGCGTTGACCAAGGGCTATGTCGACGACGACGCCGCGTCCCGCGAACTGGTCCGGGACGGCTGGGTGCACACCGGTGACATCGGCTACGTCGACGACGACGGGGTGCTGTTCCTGGTCGGCCGGAAACGGGACATGATCAAATGCGGTGGCTTCCAGGTCTGGCCCGAGGAGATCGAGGACGAGCTGCGCAGGCATCCGCTGGTCAGCGACGTGCGGGTGCTCGGGCGACCGGACGACCGGCTCGGCGAGATACCGGTCGCCCTCGTGGTGCGCAGGACCGACGACGCGGTGACCGACACCGAACTCTCCCATCGCCTCGTTGCGTACGCCCGGGACCGGCTCGCCCACTTCAAGACGCCCCGCCGGATCGAGTTCGTCGCCGCACTGGAACGCAGCGCCACCGGCAAGATCAGCCGAGCGACGCCGGCCACGACGCGGGCGGGTGCGTCCGGATGA
- a CDS encoding LLM class flavin-dependent oxidoreductase, producing MKVSCFLSAQFDPSTSASDGIDQVLDQATAAEAAGFHAVYLGHHFLARSAFVQPVPLAGYLARATTRVRIGFGVLLAPLLNPVALAEDLASLDVLCRGRLTVGVGAGYRKRETAAFGVEWTDRLRRLREYVPILRALWNGETIDIAGSWGEVPGASLALRPVQPGGPPLWIGAFAEPAVRRAARLDAPWLIGPKGTDAELARLLGVYRGELVDRGFTLDREYPMSREAFIGDSYPAAVKAVRPHLQRQYAGYRSWDGAQSLDIDRYLAQDCLVGSADEIVDKLRRWEAELGITEVSLRHQFVGASQAEAMEQLARFGAEVVPRLAGPRPASPAAPEVAR from the coding sequence ATGAAGGTCAGCTGTTTCCTCAGTGCCCAGTTCGATCCGTCGACCAGCGCCTCCGACGGTATCGACCAGGTACTGGACCAGGCCACCGCCGCCGAGGCGGCCGGCTTCCACGCCGTCTACCTCGGCCACCACTTCCTCGCCAGGTCCGCGTTCGTCCAGCCGGTGCCGCTGGCCGGCTACCTCGCGCGGGCGACCACCCGGGTACGCATCGGCTTCGGGGTGCTGCTCGCACCGCTGCTGAACCCGGTCGCGCTCGCCGAGGACCTCGCCTCCCTCGACGTGCTCTGCCGGGGACGGTTGACCGTCGGCGTCGGTGCCGGCTACCGCAAACGGGAGACCGCCGCGTTCGGCGTGGAATGGACCGACCGGCTGCGCCGACTACGCGAGTACGTTCCGATCCTGCGGGCGCTGTGGAACGGCGAGACGATCGACATCGCCGGCAGCTGGGGCGAAGTCCCCGGCGCGTCGCTGGCGCTGCGCCCGGTGCAGCCCGGCGGCCCGCCGCTGTGGATCGGTGCGTTCGCCGAGCCGGCGGTCCGCCGCGCCGCCCGACTGGACGCGCCGTGGCTCATCGGCCCCAAGGGCACTGACGCGGAGCTCGCCCGACTGCTCGGCGTCTACCGGGGCGAACTCGTCGACCGCGGCTTCACCCTCGACCGTGAGTACCCGATGAGCCGGGAGGCGTTCATCGGCGACAGTTACCCCGCCGCGGTCAAGGCCGTCCGACCGCATCTGCAGCGCCAGTACGCCGGATACCGGTCCTGGGACGGCGCCCAGTCCCTGGACATCGACCGGTATCTGGCGCAGGACTGCCTGGTCGGTTCTGCGGACGAGATCGTCGACAAGCTGCGGCGTTGGGAGGCCGAACTCGGCATCACCGAGGTCTCGCTGCGGCACCAGTTCGTCGGCGCCAGCCAGGCCGAGGCGATGGAGCAGCTCGCCCGCTTCGGTGCGGAGGTCGTCCCCCGACTCGCCGGGCCACGACCCGCGTCGCCAGCCGCGCCGGAGGTCGCCCGATGA
- a CDS encoding LLM class flavin-dependent oxidoreductase — protein MKFGIMNLFPVADGASDHQVLRETLDEIQLADELGFDSIWLAEHHFSKYGILGSPVNFGMAVAERTSRITIGTAVLVLPLHHPLRLAEDIAALDVLSGGRVTIGVGRGYQPAEFAGFGIALAESKQRYQETLEVLRLALTQEKFSYHGEIYHFDDVTTYPRPFTPGGPPILQGTVSPDSFRERGAVGEPIITSPNFTPLGIMQKNFSLYRQSMQANGFDVTTYELPFMQQVWCGDGEDGLREAASAAMNYYKSVGKVIPGSEEAIEQERSYYAAVAKNIELLTLEQTLTHGGNFGSAQRVIETIEMLREQLGINHYIGWLRIPSLDRRSALKSMEEFATKVIPHFRAADQTGRRTDGHDPADDVLTTSAAQAVIG, from the coding sequence GTGAAGTTCGGAATCATGAACCTGTTCCCGGTGGCCGACGGGGCATCGGACCATCAGGTGCTACGGGAGACTCTCGACGAGATCCAGCTGGCCGACGAGCTCGGCTTCGACTCGATCTGGTTGGCCGAGCACCACTTCTCGAAGTACGGCATCCTCGGCAGCCCGGTCAACTTCGGCATGGCCGTCGCCGAGCGGACCAGCCGGATCACGATCGGCACCGCCGTGCTGGTGCTTCCACTGCACCACCCGCTGCGGCTGGCCGAGGACATCGCGGCGCTCGACGTGCTCAGTGGTGGTCGGGTCACCATCGGGGTCGGCCGTGGCTACCAGCCGGCCGAGTTCGCCGGCTTCGGGATCGCCCTGGCCGAGTCGAAGCAGCGCTACCAGGAGACCCTGGAGGTGCTGCGGTTGGCGCTGACCCAGGAGAAGTTCTCCTACCACGGCGAGATCTACCACTTCGACGACGTCACGACCTACCCCCGGCCGTTCACCCCCGGCGGTCCGCCGATCCTGCAGGGCACGGTATCCCCGGACAGCTTCCGGGAGCGCGGCGCGGTCGGCGAGCCGATCATCACCTCACCGAACTTCACGCCGTTGGGCATCATGCAGAAGAACTTCAGCCTCTACCGGCAGAGCATGCAGGCCAACGGTTTCGATGTCACCACCTACGAACTGCCCTTCATGCAACAGGTGTGGTGCGGTGACGGCGAGGACGGCCTGCGTGAAGCCGCCTCGGCGGCGATGAACTACTACAAGTCCGTCGGCAAGGTGATCCCGGGTTCGGAGGAGGCGATCGAGCAGGAGCGGTCCTACTACGCGGCGGTCGCCAAGAACATCGAACTGCTGACTCTGGAGCAGACCCTGACCCACGGCGGCAACTTCGGCTCGGCGCAGCGCGTCATCGAGACCATCGAGATGCTGCGCGAGCAGCTCGGCATCAACCACTACATCGGCTGGCTGCGCATCCCGTCGCTCGACCGGCGGAGCGCGCTGAAGTCCATGGAGGAGTTCGCCACCAAGGTGATCCCGCACTTTCGCGCGGCGGACCAGACGGGCCGCCGGACCGACGGCCACGACCCGGCCGATGACGTCTTGACGACCTCCGCCGCCCAGGCGGTCATCGGATGA
- a CDS encoding acyl-CoA dehydrogenase, which yields MHATFTQEQQEIGETVAALAKAQTGAARAALSAGWQPCAADGPLLRDFGLLGVPESAGGVGSALIDLLVAVEVLGEHLVPSRFAAHAGAVQLLCGDDRRSVPLPDEILDGRRVLTPAVDVPSTPGWPDRSVPDPLVRTLVPYAAQADGFVVAGPDGVWVAGAATVAERAEVTERRSFDPSVPLSDVSLSMPQRLDPVGTGLWRATLVVAAELCGVAQGAIELAAEQARTRMQFGRVIGSFQGVAFQLAEAATARKAAWDLTLYAAWAVDNHRPDAGIQVHAAKAAAGKAAVFAAERGIQVHGGMGITMEADPHLFLRRALVLDARAGRGRWHRHRAGALRVEARRVGSGHRTD from the coding sequence GTGCACGCGACATTCACCCAGGAACAGCAGGAGATCGGCGAGACCGTCGCGGCCCTCGCCAAGGCGCAGACCGGCGCGGCGCGAGCCGCGCTGTCGGCCGGTTGGCAGCCCTGCGCCGCGGACGGACCGCTGCTGCGCGACTTCGGGCTGCTCGGCGTGCCGGAGTCGGCCGGTGGTGTCGGATCGGCGCTGATCGACCTGCTGGTCGCCGTAGAGGTGCTCGGTGAGCACCTGGTCCCGAGTCGGTTCGCGGCCCACGCGGGTGCCGTACAGCTGCTCTGCGGCGACGACCGACGGTCGGTGCCGCTGCCCGACGAGATCCTCGACGGCCGCCGGGTGCTCACTCCGGCGGTCGACGTGCCGTCCACGCCTGGTTGGCCGGACCGGTCGGTGCCGGATCCGCTGGTGCGGACCCTGGTGCCGTACGCCGCTCAGGCGGACGGGTTCGTCGTCGCCGGTCCCGACGGGGTCTGGGTCGCCGGCGCCGCCACGGTCGCCGAGCGGGCCGAGGTCACCGAACGGCGGTCGTTCGACCCGTCGGTACCGCTGTCGGACGTGTCGCTGTCCATGCCGCAACGGCTCGATCCGGTCGGCACCGGGTTGTGGCGGGCGACCCTGGTGGTCGCCGCCGAGTTGTGCGGCGTCGCGCAGGGCGCGATCGAACTGGCCGCCGAGCAGGCCCGCACCCGGATGCAGTTCGGCCGGGTGATCGGGTCGTTCCAGGGGGTGGCGTTCCAGCTGGCTGAGGCCGCCACCGCGCGCAAGGCAGCGTGGGACCTGACGCTCTACGCCGCCTGGGCGGTCGACAACCATCGTCCGGACGCCGGGATCCAGGTGCACGCCGCCAAGGCGGCGGCGGGGAAGGCCGCGGTCTTCGCCGCCGAGCGGGGAATCCAGGTGCACGGCGGGATGGGTATCACCATGGAAGCGGATCCGCATCTGTTCCTGCGTCGGGCGTTGGTGCTCGACGCCCGGGCCGGCCGTGGCCGATGGCACCGGCACCGGGCCGGCGCGCTGCGGGTCGAGGCGCGCCGGGTGGGTTCGGGGCACCGTACGGACTAG
- a CDS encoding acyl-CoA dehydrogenase family protein, with amino-acid sequence MDFDDSDSDLAFRREAGSWLDDALRDVPDQEELSQTEREHWSRVWQERLCAGNWAGLSWPVGHGGRGMDSLAQAVFNEEAAVRGAPYPLNGVGMMLAGPTIIAHGSDEQQARYLPGILRGEEYWCQGFSEPGSGSDLASLRTAATRVDGGWLINGTKIWTSNAHNASRCLLLARTDPEETRHRGITYFLAPMDRFTVRPLVMINGDTEFNEMFLDDVFVPDSDVLGGVGNGWKVALTTLAFERGSMALNLWVWARQAVDRVVDLAIARGLADDSTVVDTIGALQCDAEAVRIGSMRMLAESRAGGVPGPETSALKSLWAGVVQNANRLAVQLDEAGGVLLDGAGAAARMHRYLRARAHTIEGGTEEVQKSILAERVLNLPRSR; translated from the coding sequence GTGGACTTCGATGACAGTGACAGCGACCTCGCGTTCCGGCGCGAGGCCGGCAGTTGGCTCGACGACGCGCTGCGCGACGTGCCCGATCAGGAGGAGCTGTCCCAGACCGAGCGTGAGCACTGGTCACGGGTGTGGCAGGAGCGGCTCTGCGCCGGCAACTGGGCCGGGTTGTCCTGGCCGGTCGGGCACGGCGGCCGGGGGATGGACTCGCTGGCGCAGGCGGTCTTCAACGAGGAGGCGGCGGTCCGGGGCGCGCCGTACCCGCTCAACGGCGTTGGCATGATGCTGGCCGGTCCGACGATCATCGCGCACGGCAGCGACGAGCAGCAGGCCCGGTACCTGCCGGGAATCCTGCGCGGCGAGGAGTACTGGTGCCAGGGCTTCAGCGAGCCAGGCTCCGGCTCCGACCTGGCGAGTCTGCGTACCGCCGCGACCCGGGTCGACGGCGGCTGGCTGATCAACGGCACCAAGATCTGGACCTCCAACGCGCACAACGCCTCCCGGTGTCTGCTGCTGGCGCGGACCGACCCCGAGGAGACCCGGCACCGGGGCATCACCTACTTCCTGGCCCCGATGGACCGGTTCACCGTCCGACCACTGGTGATGATCAACGGGGACACCGAGTTCAACGAGATGTTCCTCGACGACGTGTTCGTCCCCGACTCCGACGTGCTCGGCGGGGTCGGCAACGGCTGGAAGGTCGCGCTCACCACGCTCGCCTTCGAACGCGGCAGCATGGCGCTGAACCTGTGGGTGTGGGCCCGCCAGGCGGTGGACCGGGTCGTCGATCTGGCGATCGCGCGGGGACTGGCCGACGACAGCACCGTCGTCGACACGATCGGCGCGCTGCAGTGCGACGCCGAGGCGGTCCGGATCGGGTCGATGCGGATGCTGGCGGAGAGCCGTGCCGGTGGCGTCCCCGGCCCGGAGACGTCGGCGCTGAAGAGTCTGTGGGCCGGCGTGGTGCAGAACGCGAACCGGCTCGCGGTGCAGCTCGACGAGGCTGGCGGTGTGCTGCTCGACGGTGCCGGTGCCGCCGCCCGGATGCACCGCTACCTGCGTGCCCGCGCCCACACGATCGAGGGCGGCACGGAGGAAGTCCAGAAGTCGATTCTCGCGGAGCGGGTGCTGAACCTGCCCCGTTCACGTTGA
- a CDS encoding AMP-binding protein has product MSDERTGFRLWAAAEPELCAIVTADDRQISYGEMYAEVNRISHGLRTRAGLRAGDTVAAVMTNSAGMVALYLAAMQSGLYLVTLNYHLTEPEIAYILADSGAKVVVCSARVEPVVAAAALAGVPGVQVYVDGSPTTGRVRPLSQLTDGMPTVSPEQTPAGSLMMYTSGTTGRPKGVKRPLAGVDADTGASTYRWLFQEFGMERPAFGSWLVSAPLYHSANITPAMGALHAGGTMVLMDGWTPEGFLRRVHDQRVTGTSMVPTHFYRLLQLPQPVRDSYDISSLRYVLHGAAPCPREVKQRILDWFGPVVYEYYGSTEVGTTIARPHEWLAHPGTVGRPASISTLRILDEAGNEVPAGQTGIVYMRQGSDRVEYHNDPGKTDGARRDGLMTVWDVGHVDADGFLYITGRAAELILVGGVNVYPAEIEAALLGHDWIADAGVVGVPDPEFGEVPQAHVVLTESAPDAETALARIRTYLAERLAKPKRPHSYVVCAALPRDPNGKLYKARLNRTPEVSA; this is encoded by the coding sequence ATGAGCGACGAGCGGACCGGCTTCCGGCTCTGGGCAGCCGCCGAGCCGGAGCTGTGCGCGATCGTGACTGCCGATGATCGGCAGATCTCCTACGGCGAGATGTACGCCGAGGTGAACCGGATCTCGCACGGCCTGCGCACCCGTGCGGGCCTGCGTGCCGGTGACACGGTCGCGGCGGTGATGACCAACAGCGCCGGCATGGTCGCGCTCTACCTGGCCGCGATGCAGTCAGGGCTCTACCTGGTGACGCTCAACTACCACCTGACCGAGCCCGAGATCGCCTACATCCTCGCCGACAGCGGCGCCAAGGTGGTCGTCTGCTCCGCGCGGGTGGAGCCGGTCGTCGCCGCTGCGGCCCTCGCCGGTGTGCCCGGGGTGCAGGTGTACGTCGACGGATCCCCCACCACCGGTCGCGTCCGCCCGCTGTCGCAGCTCACCGACGGCATGCCGACCGTGAGCCCGGAGCAGACCCCGGCCGGGTCGCTGATGATGTACACCTCGGGCACCACCGGCCGCCCGAAGGGGGTGAAACGACCACTGGCCGGAGTCGACGCCGACACGGGTGCGTCGACCTACCGGTGGTTGTTCCAGGAGTTCGGGATGGAACGCCCAGCGTTCGGATCCTGGCTCGTCTCGGCTCCGCTGTACCACTCGGCGAACATCACCCCCGCGATGGGCGCACTGCACGCCGGCGGCACGATGGTCCTGATGGACGGCTGGACGCCGGAGGGTTTCCTACGTCGGGTCCACGACCAGCGGGTCACCGGGACGAGCATGGTGCCGACCCACTTCTACCGGCTGCTGCAACTGCCCCAACCGGTGCGCGACAGCTACGACATCTCCTCGCTGCGCTATGTCCTGCACGGCGCCGCGCCGTGCCCGCGCGAGGTCAAGCAGCGCATCCTCGACTGGTTCGGCCCGGTGGTCTACGAGTACTACGGCTCGACCGAGGTCGGCACCACCATCGCCCGCCCGCACGAGTGGCTCGCCCACCCGGGCACGGTCGGTCGCCCGGCGTCCATCTCGACGCTGCGGATCCTCGACGAGGCCGGCAACGAGGTGCCGGCCGGCCAGACCGGCATCGTGTACATGCGTCAGGGCTCCGACCGGGTCGAGTACCACAACGACCCCGGCAAGACCGACGGCGCCCGCCGCGACGGGCTGATGACCGTCTGGGACGTGGGCCACGTCGACGCCGACGGTTTCCTGTACATCACCGGCCGGGCCGCCGAACTGATCCTGGTCGGCGGGGTCAACGTCTACCCGGCCGAGATCGAGGCCGCGTTGCTCGGTCACGACTGGATCGCCGACGCCGGAGTCGTCGGCGTACCCGATCCGGAGTTCGGCGAGGTGCCGCAGGCCCACGTCGTGCTGACCGAGAGCGCACCCGACGCCGAAACGGCGCTCGCGCGGATCCGCACCTACCTAGCCGAACGGTTGGCCAAGCCGAAACGTCCGCATTCGTACGTCGTCTGCGCGGCGTTGCCTCGCGATCCCAACGGCAAGCTCTACAAGGCGCGGCTCAACCGTACCCCGGAGGTGTCGGCGTGA
- a CDS encoding MBL fold metallo-hydrolase: protein MSRPVNDAHAASYHARRMPTPTEVTDGVWAIPVPLRGSALRYVTVFLIDTGDGSVLIDAGYDHPSCWESFTGSVTAIGHRVETISTVLLTHNHPDHIGFAARIRALSGASVVMGQADDFATMRRSRGGFLTQLRTALTTTGAPPDVVEAMYADAVAVTAHHEDLRIDLAVADETEFRFGDVTIRAVPAPGHTYGHTVYVDTRGLVFTGDTMMSEGPTQLAIVSRADDDPTADLFRTLQRIRDLGATIACPAHQFPYRDVAARADELAALHRAEVAAVSALAGADGQATAWDVARRMRWRKPWDELGRGTQRFSLVHAQALLRHTAGVHR from the coding sequence ATGTCCAGACCCGTGAACGACGCGCACGCCGCCAGCTATCACGCCCGGCGGATGCCGACTCCGACCGAGGTCACCGACGGGGTCTGGGCGATCCCGGTCCCGCTGCGCGGCAGCGCGCTGCGCTACGTCACCGTCTTCCTGATCGACACCGGTGACGGCAGTGTCCTGATCGACGCCGGCTACGACCACCCGAGCTGCTGGGAGTCGTTCACCGGGTCGGTCACCGCGATCGGCCACCGGGTCGAGACGATCTCCACCGTCCTGCTCACCCACAACCACCCGGACCACATCGGCTTCGCCGCCCGGATCCGGGCGCTGTCCGGCGCCTCGGTGGTCATGGGGCAGGCCGACGACTTCGCCACCATGCGCCGGAGCAGGGGCGGTTTCCTCACCCAACTGCGCACCGCCCTCACGACGACCGGCGCCCCACCCGACGTCGTCGAGGCGATGTACGCCGACGCGGTGGCGGTCACCGCGCACCACGAGGACCTGCGGATCGACCTTGCCGTGGCCGACGAGACCGAGTTCCGGTTCGGCGACGTGACCATCCGCGCCGTGCCGGCCCCGGGGCACACCTACGGGCACACCGTCTACGTCGACACCCGCGGCCTGGTCTTCACCGGCGACACGATGATGTCCGAGGGGCCCACCCAGCTCGCGATCGTCAGCCGCGCCGACGACGACCCGACGGCGGACCTGTTCCGGACGCTGCAGCGCATCCGCGACCTCGGCGCGACGATCGCCTGCCCGGCCCACCAGTTCCCGTACCGCGACGTCGCGGCCCGCGCCGACGAGCTGGCCGCGCTGCACCGCGCCGAGGTCGCCGCCGTCAGCGCTCTGGCCGGGGCCGACGGGCAGGCCACCGCCTGGGACGTCGCCCGGCGGATGCGGTGGCGTAAGCCCTGGGACGAACTCGGCCGGGGCACCCAACGGTTCTCCCTCGTCCATGCCCAGGCCCTGCTGCGGCACACCGCGGGCGTCCACCGGTAG